The following coding sequences are from one Pseudonocardia sp. EC080619-01 window:
- a CDS encoding trans-aconitate 2-methyltransferase, translating into MVVAPDLDAGHWLARWDAQQTRYVPDREDLFGLALDVVAGLDAGPGRLLDLACGPGSLASRAADRFPGAEVVGVDVDPVMLELARRTTGDRVRWVDADLSGPEWTEQVGGPFDAAVSATGLHWLQEGALPALAAQLAGTLRPGGVFVNVDTLLADPAAPRLAALTRRLREQRTERGLATGEDFRAWWDALADEPALATEFAERERRFADHVAGGSTLPAWEDALRGAGFAEVGTLTQTFDRRMLVAIR; encoded by the coding sequence GTGGTCGTCGCCCCCGATCTCGACGCCGGGCACTGGCTGGCCCGGTGGGACGCCCAGCAGACCCGCTACGTGCCCGACCGCGAGGACCTGTTCGGGCTCGCCCTCGACGTCGTCGCCGGGCTCGACGCCGGCCCGGGGCGGTTGCTCGACCTCGCCTGCGGCCCGGGGTCCCTGGCCTCGCGGGCGGCGGACCGCTTCCCCGGGGCCGAGGTCGTCGGCGTGGACGTCGACCCGGTGATGCTCGAGCTCGCCCGCCGCACCACCGGGGACCGGGTCCGCTGGGTCGACGCCGACCTGTCCGGTCCGGAATGGACGGAGCAGGTGGGCGGTCCGTTCGACGCCGCCGTGTCGGCGACCGGACTGCACTGGTTGCAGGAGGGTGCCCTGCCCGCGCTCGCGGCGCAGCTCGCCGGGACCCTGCGGCCGGGCGGGGTGTTCGTGAACGTCGACACCCTCCTCGCCGACCCGGCGGCACCGCGCCTCGCCGCACTGACCCGGCGGCTGCGCGAACAGCGGACCGAGCGTGGTCTCGCCACCGGTGAGGACTTCCGCGCCTGGTGGGACGCCCTCGCCGACGAGCCCGCGCTGGCCACGGAGTTCGCCGAGCGGGAGCGCCGGTTCGCCGATCACGTGGCAGGCGGGTCGACCCTCCCGGCCTGGGAGGACGCGCTGCGCGGAGCCGGCTTCGCCGAGGTGGGGACGCTGACCCAGACCTTCGACCGCCGGATGCTGGTCGCGATCCGCTGA
- a CDS encoding ABC transporter substrate-binding protein yields MRPPELTRRGFLAAGLGAAGLVLAGCGGGSGSGTDRLRAAFAAGGSRESLDPHVLPLYVDQARAKACFDTLTGWSQDMTPEPRLAESWESDPSGTRWRIVLRDARFHDDRPLTADDVLYSLRRITDPATTGIAAALFRDLDLTASRATAPRELELVLNRPNFVFPLAWGAPGTEIVQQGATTFDAPVGTGPFRFASFTPGGPALYTAFDGHWDGRPAIGELEFLPVDDEEARIGALLSGQIDYAHDLTPAGAARLDGDARASALSAPASANQFLVLRVDRPPFDDPRLREAVRLGIDREELVRIALLGRGRPGNDMFGQGLRYYPDVPQVTRDVDRARALVADAGAQGLAVELQTSGADPNFDAATAVVARQLDGIGLRVTPRALPSENYFKAIRQQGVFSQNSTGALPIPDYVGRRMLTSTPTYDFTGYRNPEIDRLYYGAIGTDDEAARTDGFGRILQTLRADSGGLVWGVRDWNVGVSGGVAGLEPARPNTFAWANFAGARLA; encoded by the coding sequence ATGAGGCCCCCGGAACTCACCCGGCGCGGCTTCCTCGCCGCGGGACTCGGCGCCGCCGGGCTCGTCCTCGCCGGCTGCGGCGGCGGTTCCGGCTCCGGGACCGACCGGCTGCGGGCCGCGTTCGCCGCGGGCGGATCCCGCGAGTCCCTCGACCCGCACGTCCTGCCCCTCTACGTCGACCAGGCGCGGGCGAAGGCGTGCTTCGACACGCTCACCGGCTGGTCGCAGGACATGACGCCGGAGCCCCGGCTCGCCGAGTCCTGGGAGAGCGACCCCTCCGGCACCCGCTGGCGGATCGTGCTGCGCGACGCCCGGTTCCACGACGACCGGCCGCTGACCGCCGACGACGTCCTGTACTCGCTGCGCCGCATCACCGACCCGGCGACCACCGGGATCGCCGCCGCGCTGTTCCGCGATCTCGACCTCACCGCGTCACGGGCGACGGCGCCGCGGGAGCTGGAGCTCGTCCTGAACCGTCCGAACTTCGTGTTCCCGCTGGCCTGGGGCGCACCCGGCACCGAGATCGTCCAGCAGGGGGCCACGACGTTCGACGCCCCCGTCGGCACCGGCCCGTTCCGCTTCGCCTCCTTCACCCCGGGCGGCCCGGCGCTCTACACCGCGTTCGACGGCCACTGGGACGGCAGGCCGGCGATCGGCGAGCTCGAGTTCCTCCCGGTCGACGACGAGGAGGCCCGGATCGGCGCGCTGCTCTCCGGCCAGATCGACTACGCGCACGACCTCACCCCGGCGGGAGCGGCCCGGCTCGACGGCGACGCGCGGGCCTCGGCACTGTCGGCCCCTGCGTCGGCGAACCAGTTCCTGGTGCTCCGGGTGGACCGCCCGCCGTTCGACGACCCGCGGCTGCGCGAGGCCGTCCGGCTCGGCATCGACCGCGAGGAGCTGGTCCGGATCGCACTGCTCGGGCGCGGCAGGCCCGGGAACGACATGTTCGGGCAAGGGCTGCGCTACTACCCGGACGTCCCCCAGGTCACCCGGGACGTCGATCGCGCCCGGGCCCTCGTGGCCGACGCCGGCGCGCAGGGGCTGGCCGTCGAGCTCCAGACCAGCGGGGCCGACCCGAACTTCGACGCCGCCACCGCCGTCGTCGCGCGGCAGCTCGACGGGATCGGGCTCCGGGTGACGCCCCGTGCGCTGCCGTCGGAGAACTACTTCAAGGCCATCCGGCAGCAGGGCGTGTTCTCCCAGAACAGCACCGGTGCGCTGCCGATCCCCGACTACGTCGGACGCCGGATGCTCACCTCCACCCCCACCTACGACTTCACCGGCTACCGCAACCCGGAGATCGACCGGCTCTACTACGGCGCCATCGGCACCGACGACGAGGCCGCCCGCACCGACGGCTTCGGCCGCATCCTGCAGACCCTGCGCGCCGACTCGGGCGGACTGGTCTGGGGCGTGCGGGACTGGAACGTCGGTGTGTCCGGCGGGGTCGCCGGGCTGGAACCGGCGCGACCCAACACCTTCGCCTGGGCGAACTTCGCCGGCGCCCGGCTCGCCTGA
- a CDS encoding ABC transporter ATP-binding protein has product MTAALAVCGLGARTADGTVLLDGVDLDLLPGRVLAVVGPSGAGKSTLGLALLGEAATGVEPTGSVRVQGTELLGLSGGALRRARAGRVGHLPQHPGVVLDPVRRVGPVLDELAATVHGRGRARRAARAAAVAESLERAGLGTEPGLARRFPHQLSGGQQQRMALAQTLVTGPDVVVLDEPTTGLDPDTTGAVIGQLAALARAGTALVLLTHDLDTARRLADDVLELDGGRPARRGTAREVLGPPVAEAGSVQRPPGDPLLEVTDLSVRTAGGITLLAGVGLSVERGGCLAVVGPSGAGKTTLGRALAGLVPSDGGILVTGTRATGDHRAVQYVHQDYRSAFLDHRPVLDQVARPAELLRGLPRADARAEATALLGRLGLAPADTGRRPGGLSGGQLQRASVARALLARPSVLVTDEATSALDGRHRALLLAELARARRDDGLAVVLISHDPATVAAADRVLALADGRVVDTPAPATTG; this is encoded by the coding sequence ATGACCGCGGCGCTCGCAGTGTGCGGCCTCGGCGCCCGGACCGCGGACGGCACAGTGCTGCTGGACGGCGTCGATCTCGACCTCCTCCCGGGCCGGGTGCTGGCCGTGGTGGGCCCGTCCGGCGCGGGGAAGTCCACCCTGGGCCTGGCCCTGCTCGGCGAGGCGGCGACCGGGGTGGAACCGACCGGCTCGGTGCGGGTGCAGGGCACCGAGCTCCTCGGACTGTCCGGCGGCGCGCTGCGCCGGGCCCGCGCCGGGCGGGTGGGACACCTCCCGCAGCACCCCGGCGTCGTCCTCGACCCGGTCCGCCGGGTCGGTCCGGTCCTCGACGAGCTGGCCGCGACCGTGCACGGACGCGGGCGTGCCCGCCGGGCGGCCCGCGCAGCAGCGGTCGCCGAGTCCCTCGAGCGGGCCGGGCTCGGCACCGAGCCCGGGCTCGCCCGCCGGTTCCCGCACCAGCTCTCGGGTGGTCAGCAGCAGCGGATGGCGCTGGCGCAGACGCTGGTCACCGGCCCCGACGTCGTCGTGCTGGACGAACCCACCACCGGCCTGGACCCGGACACCACCGGCGCCGTGATCGGGCAGCTGGCCGCGCTCGCCCGCGCCGGGACCGCGCTGGTGCTGCTCACCCACGATCTGGACACGGCCCGCAGGCTCGCCGACGACGTGCTCGAGCTCGACGGCGGCAGGCCCGCCCGGCGCGGCACCGCCCGGGAGGTGCTCGGTCCGCCGGTGGCGGAGGCCGGGTCCGTGCAGCGGCCGCCCGGTGACCCGTTGCTGGAGGTGACGGACCTGTCCGTCCGGACCGCCGGGGGGATCACGCTGCTCGCGGGCGTCGGGCTGTCGGTGGAGCGGGGTGGCTGCCTCGCCGTCGTCGGGCCGTCGGGGGCGGGCAAGACCACACTGGGACGGGCGCTGGCCGGGCTGGTCCCGAGCGACGGCGGGATCCTCGTGACGGGCACCCGCGCGACCGGGGACCACCGGGCCGTCCAGTACGTGCACCAGGACTACCGGTCGGCGTTCCTCGACCACCGCCCGGTGCTCGACCAGGTCGCCCGCCCCGCGGAGCTGCTGCGCGGCCTGCCCCGCGCCGACGCACGAGCGGAGGCGACCGCGCTGCTCGGACGGCTCGGACTGGCGCCGGCGGACACCGGCCGGCGTCCGGGCGGCCTGTCCGGCGGCCAGCTGCAGCGGGCCTCGGTCGCCAGGGCTCTGCTGGCGCGGCCGTCGGTGCTCGTCACGGACGAGGCCACCTCGGCACTGGACGGCCGGCACCGCGCGCTGCTGCTCGCCGAGCTCGCGCGGGCCCGGCGCGACGACGGTCTCGCCGTCGTGCTGATCAGCCACGACCCTGCGACCGTCGCCGCGGCGGACCGGGTCCTCGCGCTCGCGGACGGGCGGGTCGTGGACACGCCCGCCCCGGCGACGACCGGGTAG
- a CDS encoding ABC transporter permease subunit, protein MSRATLGFALAGVPLACALLGPLLAPLLPADDGAGALLPPGPGHPLGTDALGRDVLTLALTGGTTVVGLTAGALLLSYLVAMPLGLVLAATRARWAATATQRVLDVLLVLPSLVVLLVLAGTGRRGIGWLLVAAAVLQLPAIVRLVRSAAGAPSRRVALETMAQNGEPWWRIHLVETGRFVAGPVLVDAGTRGVMILGLLASASFLGVGLPPDTVDWAVVIEQNSASLFLAPAALLVPATLLVALAAGTSLLVDRIADRTGAVA, encoded by the coding sequence GTGAGCCGGGCGACGCTCGGGTTCGCGCTGGCCGGTGTGCCACTGGCGTGCGCGCTGCTGGGCCCGCTGCTCGCACCCCTGCTCCCCGCCGACGACGGCGCGGGCGCGCTGCTGCCGCCCGGGCCCGGCCATCCGCTGGGCACCGACGCGCTCGGCCGCGACGTGCTCACGCTCGCCCTGACCGGAGGGACGACCGTCGTCGGGCTGACCGCCGGGGCACTGCTGCTGTCGTACCTCGTGGCGATGCCGCTCGGGCTGGTCCTCGCCGCGACCCGGGCCCGGTGGGCCGCGACCGCGACCCAGCGCGTGCTCGACGTGCTGCTCGTGCTGCCGTCGCTGGTGGTGTTGCTGGTCCTGGCCGGGACCGGGCGGCGCGGCATCGGCTGGCTGCTGGTGGCGGCGGCCGTGCTGCAGCTTCCCGCGATCGTGCGGCTGGTCCGCAGCGCGGCCGGGGCGCCGTCCCGCCGGGTGGCGCTGGAGACGATGGCGCAGAACGGCGAGCCGTGGTGGCGGATCCACCTGGTGGAGACGGGCCGGTTCGTCGCCGGGCCGGTCCTGGTGGACGCCGGCACCCGCGGCGTGATGATCCTCGGCCTCCTGGCGAGTGCGAGCTTCCTCGGGGTCGGCCTGCCACCGGACACGGTGGACTGGGCCGTGGTGATCGAGCAGAACTCGGCGTCGCTGTTCCTCGCCCCGGCCGCCCTGTTGGTGCCCGCCACGCTGCTGGTCGCGCTGGCCGCGGGGACGAGCCTGCTGGTGGACCGGATCGCCGACCGGACGGGAGCGGTGGCATGA
- a CDS encoding ABC transporter permease: protein MSVAPYAPPRRGRPVAVRAGVAAAQLAAATVMIFLLTTMLPGETAEIVLGPDATDDQVRELSARLGTDRPAVDRFADWAGGALTGDLGTSLVTGRAVVDEIIDRLGSTVLLTGLSLLVTVPLAVLVGAAAGRRPGSAADRVSTAAVSALQAAPQFALGLLLVAVFALQLGWLPATAGGGALLTPSVLVLPVAVLTASQLGWLSRQVRQGVLQTDRSPHVTHLRRLGLPERVVLWRHVLPGGVAPSLQQLARIVEGTLGGVVVIESLFALPGIGAGVVEAVQSRDLPLVQGYAVLAAVVTIVLNLLVDLLTARLTPVREEAP, encoded by the coding sequence GTGAGCGTCGCGCCGTACGCACCGCCCCGCCGCGGCCGTCCGGTCGCCGTCCGGGCCGGGGTCGCCGCCGCCCAGCTGGCCGCCGCGACGGTCATGATCTTCCTGCTGACCACGATGCTCCCCGGCGAGACCGCGGAGATCGTCCTCGGCCCGGACGCCACCGACGACCAGGTGCGGGAGCTGTCCGCCCGGCTCGGGACCGACCGGCCGGCCGTCGACCGCTTCGCCGACTGGGCCGGCGGCGCGCTCACCGGCGATCTGGGCACGTCACTGGTGACGGGCCGGGCCGTCGTCGACGAGATCATCGACCGGCTCGGCTCCACCGTCCTGCTCACCGGCCTGTCGCTGCTCGTCACCGTCCCGCTCGCCGTGCTGGTCGGTGCCGCTGCGGGACGCAGGCCGGGCAGCGCCGCCGACCGGGTCTCCACCGCGGCGGTCTCGGCGCTGCAGGCGGCGCCGCAGTTCGCGCTCGGGCTGTTGCTGGTCGCGGTGTTCGCGTTGCAGCTGGGCTGGCTCCCGGCGACGGCGGGCGGGGGCGCGCTGCTCACCCCGTCGGTCCTGGTGCTGCCGGTCGCCGTGCTGACCGCGTCGCAGCTGGGCTGGCTGTCCCGCCAGGTCCGGCAGGGCGTCCTGCAGACCGACCGGTCACCGCACGTCACGCACCTGCGCCGGCTCGGGCTGCCGGAGCGGGTCGTGCTGTGGCGGCACGTGCTGCCGGGTGGCGTGGCGCCGTCGCTGCAGCAGCTGGCGCGGATCGTCGAGGGCACCCTGGGCGGCGTCGTCGTGATCGAGTCGCTGTTCGCCCTGCCCGGGATCGGCGCCGGTGTCGTCGAGGCGGTGCAGAGCCGTGACCTGCCGCTGGTGCAGGGCTACGCGGTGCTGGCCGCGGTCGTCACGATCGTGCTGAACCTGCTGGTCGACCTGCTGACCGCCCGACTCACCCCCGTCCGGGAGGAGGCGCCGTGA
- a CDS encoding ABC transporter substrate-binding protein, with protein sequence MPLSRRSFLRATGAAAALAGIPALAACGAPADAGAPRLTVAFAGAGPLPVTDPHQVWRPVDRARAAAVADTLLVWGQDMRPEPHLAASVGPDRTGRRWRVRMREATAHDGRPLTAADALASFRRIAAPATGATAAPLLANVDLTASRVVSPTELEFVLRTPDFQFPLVLGAPGTGIVRDGRGGTPVGTGAFRVGDTPAVLLRHDGHWLGAALSPELEFLVDDDEENRYQSLLDGYVAYAHDLFPHSVRRILGRTGTGVVSTPASATRFLELGTGPARATGRADLGGPDDDGPALAVPPEGADPFGDPRLREAVRLGIDRDELVRKVLLDLGSPGDDLFGTGLAHHPDRVPPVARDVDRARELVTAAGAYGATVGLVFDPLDPLSRPAATVVAEQLETIGLVAEPREPDPAGAEPVPGIRFRRVPAQPVPLYLRAVAAGGQDPIPVPVADDAPAAPAAPAAPTPGTARADVTALLVTAARTPDERTRDTALRRSQVLVRDAATVWSVGDEHVGISADLTGVEPARPDTGTWARFHRVRLG encoded by the coding sequence GTGCCCCTGAGCCGACGCTCGTTCCTGCGTGCCACCGGCGCCGCCGCGGCGCTGGCCGGGATCCCCGCCCTCGCCGCGTGCGGGGCCCCGGCCGACGCCGGCGCCCCGCGCCTGACCGTGGCGTTCGCCGGTGCCGGACCGCTGCCGGTGACCGACCCGCACCAGGTGTGGCGGCCGGTCGACCGGGCGCGCGCAGCGGCGGTGGCGGACACGCTGCTGGTGTGGGGCCAGGACATGCGGCCGGAGCCGCACCTGGCCGCGTCGGTGGGGCCGGACCGCACCGGGAGGCGGTGGCGGGTCCGGATGCGGGAGGCGACCGCGCACGACGGCAGGCCGCTCACCGCGGCCGACGCGCTCGCGTCGTTCCGCCGGATCGCCGCCCCCGCGACCGGGGCGACCGCGGCCCCGCTGCTGGCGAACGTCGACCTCACCGCGAGCCGGGTGGTCTCGCCGACCGAGCTGGAGTTCGTCCTGCGGACCCCGGACTTCCAGTTCCCGCTGGTCCTGGGCGCGCCGGGGACCGGGATCGTCCGCGACGGCCGCGGCGGGACCCCGGTCGGCACCGGCGCGTTCCGGGTCGGGGACACCCCGGCCGTCCTCCTCCGGCACGACGGGCACTGGCTGGGCGCCGCGCTGTCCCCCGAGCTCGAGTTCCTCGTGGACGACGACGAGGAGAACCGCTACCAGTCGCTGCTCGACGGGTACGTCGCCTACGCCCACGATCTCTTCCCGCACAGCGTGCGGCGGATCCTCGGCCGCACCGGGACGGGCGTCGTCTCGACCCCGGCCTCGGCCACCCGGTTCCTGGAACTGGGCACCGGCCCCGCGCGGGCCACCGGCCGGGCCGATCTCGGCGGTCCGGACGACGACGGTCCCGCGCTCGCCGTGCCACCGGAGGGCGCCGACCCGTTCGGCGATCCGCGGCTGCGGGAGGCGGTGCGGCTCGGCATCGACCGCGACGAGCTGGTGCGGAAGGTCCTGCTCGATCTCGGCTCCCCCGGCGACGACCTGTTCGGGACCGGGCTCGCGCACCATCCCGACCGCGTCCCGCCGGTCGCCCGCGACGTCGACCGGGCCCGGGAGCTCGTCACCGCGGCCGGGGCGTACGGAGCGACCGTCGGGCTGGTGTTCGACCCGCTCGATCCGCTCTCCCGCCCGGCCGCGACGGTCGTCGCCGAGCAGCTGGAGACGATCGGTCTGGTCGCCGAACCCCGCGAACCGGATCCGGCGGGTGCCGAGCCGGTCCCGGGCATCCGGTTCCGCCGGGTGCCGGCCCAGCCGGTCCCGCTGTACCTGCGCGCGGTCGCCGCCGGCGGGCAGGACCCGATCCCCGTTCCGGTCGCGGACGACGCCCCGGCAGCACCGGCAGCACCGGCAGCACCGACGCCCGGGACGGCCCGCGCCGACGTGACGGCGCTGCTCGTCACCGCCGCCCGGACCCCCGACGAGCGCACCCGCGACACCGCCCTGCGCCGCTCCCAGGTGCTGGTGCGCGACGCGGCGACGGTCTGGTCGGTGGGCGACGAGCACGTCGGTATCTCCGCCGACCTGACGGGTGTCGAGCCCGCCCGGCCGGACACCGGGACCTGGGCCCGTTTCCACCGCGTCCGCCTGGGCTGA
- a CDS encoding NADPH-dependent FMN reductase translates to MDLLAISGSPSTPSKTALLLEIAVARAAGHDDVDAGLLHLRDHDVVFSDGRDPAGYTGDTRAVIDRVVAADALVVGTPMYRGGYTGRLKNLFDVLPNDALAGKPVGLVATGGTDHHFLAIEHELKPLVGFFRAWAAPGAVYANNTHFAGGELTDDGVRDRLAELADTVVTFARRMPRDAAGATGPDIPRRSLRDS, encoded by the coding sequence ATGGACCTCCTGGCGATCTCCGGCAGCCCCTCCACCCCGTCGAAGACGGCTCTGCTCCTCGAGATCGCGGTCGCCCGGGCCGCGGGGCACGACGACGTCGACGCCGGCCTGCTGCACCTGCGCGACCACGACGTCGTGTTCTCCGACGGCCGGGATCCCGCCGGCTACACCGGCGACACCCGTGCGGTGATCGACCGCGTCGTCGCCGCGGACGCCCTGGTCGTCGGCACGCCGATGTACCGGGGCGGCTACACGGGCCGGCTGAAGAACCTGTTCGACGTGCTGCCCAACGACGCGCTCGCCGGCAAGCCGGTCGGCCTGGTCGCGACCGGCGGCACCGACCACCACTTCCTCGCGATCGAGCACGAGCTCAAACCGCTGGTCGGCTTCTTCCGCGCCTGGGCGGCGCCGGGTGCGGTGTACGCCAACAACACCCACTTCGCCGGCGGCGAGCTGACCGACGACGGCGTCCGAGACCGGCTGGCCGAGCTGGCGGACACCGTCGTGACCTTCGCCCGGCGGATGCCCCGCGACGCCGCCGGTGCCACCGGTCCGGACATCCCACGCCGGTCGCTCCGCGACTCGTGA
- a CDS encoding VWA domain-containing protein translates to MSTADGHAERLLSVLSAAFTRVLRAQRVAVSPAEAIEVRRVLAMIGATDTARLRAGLRAVTVKYSYERAGFERAFDAFFGLLPEPAGDGSASGGPGLRGPGAEGLPTDLDLTEDDDPLGRYADYDPNVADVGDMLDADEQEKGFNPHRDDDDVSLGGSDSELSVSSGEDRGRRGTTYTVDLERAGAAVGKELTSGATTQVSGEISFDDPEAILAWLAAYDPHAVYTDGPEGEELSEVQLGTLVEAIAEFVTQLAERVEAGEGERPDPASDGTDGADRLDSADMQQACHELLHRMRGAPRRVPREHAHGPLDVRHTVRRSMRSDGVPFHLLHRAKVPDRVRLLVIADVSLSVRSITAFVLRLARTLHRQAFRCRVLAYVDSPVEVTELLLRAHDDHALAAVLAAPGIDLDATSDYGRVFTELNENFADAVDHRTAVLFVGDGRSNGLPPGTEELRTLARRAFRVGWITPEPGRYWNQASCAMEEYSEIVDHVLVAKDADDLLAGAGELGHALSRP, encoded by the coding sequence GTGAGCACGGCGGACGGGCACGCGGAGAGACTCCTCTCGGTGCTCTCCGCCGCCTTCACCCGGGTACTGCGGGCCCAGCGGGTGGCGGTCTCCCCCGCCGAGGCGATCGAGGTCCGGCGGGTACTGGCCATGATCGGCGCCACCGACACCGCGCGGCTGCGGGCCGGGCTGCGCGCCGTCACCGTCAAGTACTCCTACGAGCGCGCCGGGTTCGAGCGGGCCTTCGACGCCTTCTTCGGTCTGCTCCCCGAACCCGCGGGCGACGGGTCCGCGAGCGGCGGGCCCGGACTCCGCGGGCCGGGCGCCGAGGGTCTGCCCACCGACCTGGATCTCACCGAGGACGACGACCCGCTCGGCCGCTACGCCGACTACGACCCGAACGTGGCCGATGTCGGGGACATGCTCGACGCCGACGAGCAGGAGAAGGGCTTCAACCCGCACCGCGACGACGACGACGTGTCGCTGGGCGGGTCGGACTCCGAGCTCTCGGTGTCCTCCGGGGAGGACAGGGGCCGCCGCGGGACGACCTACACCGTGGATCTCGAGCGAGCGGGCGCCGCGGTCGGCAAGGAGCTGACGTCGGGGGCCACGACGCAGGTCTCCGGCGAGATCTCCTTCGACGACCCGGAGGCGATCCTGGCCTGGCTCGCCGCGTACGACCCGCACGCCGTCTACACCGACGGTCCCGAGGGCGAGGAGCTCTCGGAGGTCCAGCTCGGCACTCTCGTCGAGGCCATCGCCGAGTTCGTGACCCAGCTCGCCGAGCGGGTCGAGGCCGGCGAGGGCGAACGACCCGACCCCGCGAGCGACGGCACCGACGGCGCCGACCGGCTGGACTCCGCCGACATGCAGCAGGCCTGCCACGAGCTGCTGCACCGCATGCGCGGCGCACCACGACGGGTCCCGCGCGAGCACGCCCACGGCCCGCTCGACGTGCGGCACACGGTGCGGCGCAGCATGCGCAGCGACGGCGTGCCGTTCCACCTGCTGCACCGTGCGAAGGTCCCGGACCGGGTCCGGCTGCTGGTGATCGCGGACGTCTCGCTGTCGGTCCGGTCGATCACCGCGTTCGTGCTGCGGCTGGCGCGGACACTGCACCGGCAGGCGTTCCGCTGCCGGGTGCTGGCCTACGTGGACTCACCGGTCGAGGTGACCGAGCTCCTGCTGCGCGCGCACGACGACCACGCCCTGGCCGCGGTCCTCGCGGCACCGGGCATCGACCTGGACGCCACCAGCGACTACGGCCGGGTGTTCACCGAGCTGAACGAGAACTTCGCCGACGCGGTCGACCACCGCACCGCCGTGCTGTTCGTCGGCGACGGCCGCTCCAACGGCCTGCCCCCGGGCACCGAGGAGCTGCGGACCCTGGCGCGGCGCGCCTTCCGGGTCGGCTGGATCACCCCGGAACCCGGGCGCTACTGGAACCAGGCGTCGTGCGCGATGGAGGAGTACTCGGAGATCGTCGACCACGTGCTGGTCGCGAAGGACGCCGACGACCTGCTCGCCGGGGCGGGGGAGCTGGGTCACGCGCTGTCGCGCCCGTGA